The DNA segment GGAAAACGACCATCCCCGCGCCCCCCGCGGCCCCCGCCGAAGCACAAGCGCCGCAGCCACCGCCGACCACGCGCGTCTCCGGCTTCACGCCCGCCGGGCAAAAAAAGACCGAATCGCCGGCGCCCTGCCTGTGGCGGCAAGCCTCCACGAGCCCTTTCTCGCGGAGAGGTGCTGCGCAAAGCTCGAACTGCTCCTTGTCGCTCGGGCTATCGCCATAGTGCCCCCAGCACG comes from the Polyangium spumosum genome and includes:
- a CDS encoding MYXO-CTERM sorting domain-containing protein, giving the protein MRIFFSTLLFTMISTFTVLAAADVPGPRNECDVEGLGCQSCWGHYGDSPSDKEQFELCAAPLREKGLVEACRHRQGAGDSVFFCPAGVKPETRVVGGGCGACASAGAAGGAGMVVFLAGMGIAWARRRRTSAPRRSS